The following are encoded in a window of Megalops cyprinoides isolate fMegCyp1 chromosome 16, fMegCyp1.pri, whole genome shotgun sequence genomic DNA:
- the c1qtnf2 gene encoding complement C1q tumor necrosis factor-related protein 2: MTLSPLNGKICAGAMLLLALLACSLPLATPQPANKKGRNYTIHSSQLVCSMPGPPGPPGIPGAPGTSGAIGRMGFPGKDGKDGKDGEKGEKGDEGAQGRPGNPGKPGPKGRQGVVGKAGSRGLKGVRGAPGSAGVAGVKGEAGDMGEVGLPGCCNCGKNSARSAFSVAVTQSYPRERLPIRFNRILMNEGGHYNASDGKFVCAIPGVYYFTYDITLANKHLAIGLVHNGQYKIKTFDANTGNHDVASGSTVLRLQQGDQVWLQIFYSEQNGLFFDPYWTDSLFTGFLIYADQDFLNELDQKANAGSV; encoded by the exons ATGACGTTATCTCCTCTGAACGGTAAAATCTGCG CCGGCGCCATGCTCCTTCTCGCCCTGTTGGCTTGCTCTCTGCCCCTCGCCACCCCTCAGCCAGCCAATAAGAAGGGCCGCAATTACACCATCCACTCCTCCCAGCTAGTGTGCAGCATGCCGGGCCCCCCGGGGCCCCCGGGCATTCCTGGAGCCCCAGGAACCTCTGGCGCCATCGGCAGGATGGGGTTCCCTGGGAAAGACGGCAAGGATGGGAAGGatggagagaagggggagaagggAGACGAGG GGGCACAGGGCCGGCCTGGCAACCCTGGCAAGCCTGGACCAAAGGGCCGTCAGGGAGTGGTGGGCAAAGCAGGGTCCAGGGGCCTGAAGGGGGTACGGGGGGCCCCAGGCTCGGCGGGGGTGGCCGGGGTGAAAGGGGAAGCAGGGGACATGGGGGAGGTAGGGCTGCCGGGCTGCTGCAACTGCGGAAAGAACTCGGCCCGATCGGCCTTCTCTGTGGCGGTGACCCAGAGTTACCCCAGGGAGCGGCTGCCCATCCGCTTCAACCGCATCTTGATGAACGAGGGCGGCCACTACAACGCCAGTGACGGCAAGTTCGTGTGCGCCATCCCTGGCGTCTACTACTTCACCTACGACATCACGCTGGCCAACAAGCACCTGGCCATCGGGCTGGTGCACAACGGCCAGTACAAGATCAAGACCTTTGACGCCAACACTGGGAACCACGACGTGGCCTCCGGCTCCACCGTGCTGCGTCTCCAGCAGGGTGACCAGGTCTGGCTGCAGATCTTCTACTCGGAGCAGAACGGGCTCTTCTTCGACCCGTACTGGACGGACAGCCTGTTCACGGGCTTCCTCATTTATGCCGACCAGGACTTTCTCAACGAGTTGGATCAGAAGGCCAATGCTGGATCCGTCTGA